A window from Sinanaerobacter sp. ZZT-01 encodes these proteins:
- a CDS encoding lytic transglycosylase domain-containing protein, whose translation MIGTIGTRKKFVIFFIILLFAAFAVKTAINHVYPVGYEEYILKYSREYDIDPYLLTAIIKVESKFDKNATSHKGAIGLMQLMEPTAFWIAESMGDENFAVDNLYDPETNIKMGAWYVNNIRREFKYTELVLAAYNAGRGNVASWIDDSLIARDGTDYSGIPYNETRKYVEKVLSNQDIYRILYNIS comes from the coding sequence ATGATCGGAACAATCGGGACGCGAAAGAAATTTGTTATATTTTTCATTATTTTACTCTTTGCAGCATTTGCTGTAAAGACAGCTATTAATCATGTTTATCCCGTTGGATATGAAGAGTATATTTTAAAATATTCTAGAGAATATGATATTGATCCCTATCTTTTAACGGCGATCATTAAGGTAGAAAGCAAATTTGATAAGAACGCAACCTCACATAAAGGAGCGATCGGTCTGATGCAGCTTATGGAGCCTACCGCATTTTGGATCGCGGAGTCCATGGGAGATGAAAACTTCGCAGTAGACAATCTTTATGATCCGGAAACAAATATAAAAATGGGAGCATGGTACGTCAACAACATTAGAAGAGAATTCAAATATACTGAGCTTGTTCTCGCCGCTTATAATGCAGGGCGGGGGAATGTGGCGAGCTGGATTGATGACTCTCTCATCGCTCGTGACGGAACGGATTACAGCGGGATACCATATAATGAAACAAGAAAATATGTTGAAAAAGTTCTATCAAATCAGGATATTTACAGAATCCTGTACAATATTAGCTAA
- a CDS encoding VanZ family protein — protein sequence MNYILGYAIWAMQIISFVGIAYVPVAFLMRKKLSPLRRTANFLFLSWVIVVLYVTVFGNIVWGVTVFRPGNIPANINLISTITEWSKNSGRIVEQLLENIIMFMPIGFLMPMVVKKARKIGSAFCSILLLTSFIEVSQYLLGTRAADIADILMNTLGGIIGYVVFRGCNYVLKNKSWWKSLCKSDALSYSRQSNKGHINNSKTAGAYLALLILAISSYALFTHFDKLINSSYSQMSSYNGEKTSSSEPYKVSHNDSDMEIYQYTEEDLQIDQKLQEIREQNIELNQRMLEEAKEKGIEMPEGAMFLSSPVDVLGYRVERPFFNESQLRSIYKVYEEYLLTRYDEFEPYDEDKYTSTTSNDPRISALLYDPESDRTKGALKDYQADNLYAMEAMKKTGEYTTIILGRASEEDKWKVILEGSYYELRPQIL from the coding sequence ATGAATTATATTTTAGGATATGCTATATGGGCGATGCAGATTATTTCTTTTGTAGGTATTGCGTATGTACCGGTTGCCTTTCTTATGAGAAAGAAGCTGTCACCGCTTCGTCGTACAGCAAATTTCCTGTTTCTGTCATGGGTGATAGTTGTACTTTATGTTACTGTTTTTGGAAATATTGTTTGGGGTGTGACGGTATTTAGACCGGGAAACATTCCAGCAAATATAAATCTAATTTCCACGATTACGGAATGGTCAAAAAACTCGGGCAGAATTGTTGAGCAGCTTTTAGAAAACATAATTATGTTTATGCCAATAGGTTTTCTAATGCCGATGGTGGTAAAAAAAGCTCGTAAAATAGGATCGGCATTTTGCAGCATTTTGCTACTCACTTCCTTTATAGAAGTTTCTCAATACCTTTTAGGGACAAGGGCTGCTGATATTGCCGATATTCTTATGAACACTTTAGGTGGGATTATAGGATATGTGGTATTTCGAGGATGTAACTATGTGTTAAAAAACAAATCATGGTGGAAATCATTATGCAAATCCGATGCTCTTTCTTATTCAAGACAGTCAAATAAGGGTCATATCAACAACAGTAAAACTGCGGGAGCATATTTAGCTTTATTGATTCTTGCGATAAGCTCCTACGCACTCTTCACACATTTTGACAAGTTGATAAACTCTTCCTATTCTCAGATGAGCAGCTATAACGGTGAAAAGACATCGTCTAGTGAACCATATAAAGTTAGTCATAATGATTCTGATATGGAAATTTATCAATATACAGAAGAAGATCTTCAAATAGACCAAAAATTGCAGGAAATTCGAGAGCAGAATATTGAATTAAACCAACGAATGCTGGAAGAAGCAAAAGAAAAAGGGATAGAGATGCCTGAGGGTGCTATGTTTTTATCCTCTCCGGTCGATGTTTTGGGATATAGGGTTGAGCGTCCCTTTTTTAATGAATCCCAACTTCGTTCTATTTATAAAGTATATGAAGAGTATCTTTTAACCAGATATGATGAATTTGAACCTTATGATGAAGATAAATATACTTCAACCACTTCAAATGATCCACGCATCAGTGCTTTGCTTTATGACCCTGAGTCTGACCGTACAAAAGGGGCATTAAAAGATTATCAAGCCGATAATTTGTATGCCATGGAAGCGATGAAAAAAACAGGTGAATATACCACGATTATATTAGGCAGAGCCTCAGAAGAGGATAAATGGAAAGTAATATTAGAAGGAAGCTATTATGAATTACGACCACAAATTCTATAA
- a CDS encoding EFR1 family ferrodoxin (N-terminal region resembles flavodoxins. C-terminal ferrodoxin region binds two 4Fe-4S clusters.) has protein sequence MNKQLSVLYFSATNGTAKIVKSVADGVADSYREYNITLPGNREQGITFDSNDLVIVGVPVYAGRVPKFLIDFFENVKGNNTLAVFIAVYGNRNYDDALIELKDVFESKGFIGISAGAFIAEHSNTSKVGTNRPDSKDLDKARKFGADIKNKLENLNNLSSLSKITVKGNIPYKERMPAPPIVPDTNDACTECGICAKHCPMGAISFTNFKDIEPAKCVRCCSCIKKCPENAKSINHQMFIKITNGLIDNFSTVRNEPEFFI, from the coding sequence ATGAACAAACAGTTAAGCGTACTTTATTTTAGCGCTACGAACGGTACAGCAAAAATCGTCAAAAGTGTGGCCGATGGGGTTGCTGATAGCTATAGAGAATATAACATTACCTTACCGGGCAACAGAGAGCAAGGGATTACTTTTGACTCTAATGATTTAGTAATTGTTGGTGTGCCTGTGTATGCTGGCAGAGTGCCAAAGTTCTTAATCGATTTCTTTGAAAATGTAAAAGGAAATAATACACTTGCAGTTTTTATTGCCGTCTACGGAAACCGTAATTATGATGATGCTCTTATTGAGTTAAAAGATGTCTTTGAGAGTAAAGGTTTTATTGGAATATCTGCTGGAGCTTTTATTGCAGAACATTCCAACACCTCGAAAGTAGGTACGAATAGACCTGATTCCAAGGACTTAGATAAGGCAAGAAAATTTGGTGCCGATATTAAAAACAAATTAGAGAACTTAAATAATTTATCGTCATTATCAAAGATTACCGTGAAAGGTAACATTCCATACAAAGAGAGAATGCCCGCACCGCCAATCGTTCCAGATACGAATGATGCGTGTACTGAGTGCGGCATATGCGCTAAGCATTGTCCAATGGGCGCTATCAGCTTTACTAATTTCAAAGACATAGAGCCTGCAAAGTGTGTGCGCTGTTGCAGTTGTATTAAGAAATGCCCTGAAAATGCTAAATCCATTAATCACCAGATGTTTATCAAAATTACCAACGGATTAATTGACAACTTCAGCACCGTTAGAAATGAACCTGAGTTCTTTATATAA
- a CDS encoding flavodoxin family protein has translation MNNIFLGELHIEDCRGCMLCFQEGESSCPCRDDLNDLKKRLFSADGLIVTSPVYAYQVTAQLKRFIDRMSYLLGSTG, from the coding sequence ATAAACAACATATTTCTTGGGGAGCTCCACATTGAAGATTGTAGAGGCTGTATGCTTTGCTTTCAAGAAGGCGAAAGCAGCTGTCCCTGTCGAGATGATTTGAATGACTTGAAAAAGCGTTTATTCAGCGCTGACGGATTGATTGTCACAAGTCCTGTCTATGCATATCAAGTCACAGCGCAGTTAAAGCGTTTCATCGACAGAATGTCTTATTTATTAGGTTCAACAGGATAA
- a CDS encoding DUF5131 family protein yields the protein MNWEPWTGCYKISDGCTNCYFYGPYAKRYGQNTIQKTDKFDWPIRKTAKGDYNIKGNKILATCFATDFFLPEADEWRKEIWAIIKERTDIDFLILTKRIDRFLISHPSDWCAGYDNVNIGCTVENQKLADERLPLFLSYPIKRRFIACSPLLEAIDLAPYLYGVDHVTVGGETGREARECDYDWVLNIREQCVKANITFWFKNTGSLFKRDGIVEKVNPFKQTSMAKELGINISDGKRLF from the coding sequence ATGAACTGGGAGCCTTGGACAGGTTGTTACAAAATAAGCGATGGCTGCACAAATTGTTATTTTTACGGACCATACGCAAAACGCTACGGTCAAAACACCATACAAAAAACAGATAAATTTGATTGGCCTATAAGGAAAACTGCAAAAGGTGACTACAATATCAAAGGAAACAAAATTCTTGCGACCTGTTTTGCAACTGACTTTTTTCTTCCCGAAGCGGATGAATGGCGTAAAGAGATTTGGGCTATTATCAAGGAAAGAACAGACATTGATTTTTTAATTTTAACAAAACGAATTGATCGTTTTCTTATATCGCATCCATCCGATTGGTGTGCAGGCTATGACAATGTAAATATTGGGTGTACTGTTGAAAATCAAAAATTAGCAGACGAAAGACTTCCGTTATTTTTGTCCTATCCGATAAAGCGGCGTTTTATCGCTTGTTCCCCACTTTTAGAAGCGATAGATTTAGCACCGTATCTTTATGGGGTAGACCATGTTACGGTTGGCGGTGAAACGGGGCGAGAAGCTCGCGAATGTGATTATGATTGGGTACTTAATATTCGTGAACAATGCGTAAAAGCAAATATAACATTTTGGTTCAAGAATACAGGCTCACTTTTTAAACGTGACGGAATAGTGGAAAAAGTAAATCCATTTAAGCAAACAAGTATGGCGAAAGAGCTTGGTATAAATATTTCAGATGGAAAAAGATTGTTTTGA
- a CDS encoding ABC transporter permease: MSFLELLKIEFMKVKRSKIIPLIFVAPLLVVASGIANLSSYFTPEYTNAWPAMFIQSALVYAYYLLPLSMIVVCVMIAGRETQNNGILKMLALPVSRYTLSLAKFCVLMFYLLVEMVVFLAVFVVAGLIATNTMGITETLPVLYLLKWCAGLFLTMLPSVATMWAVTVLFEKPLLSVGLNLLLVIPSVLVANTPLWIVYPYCYSGYLVSCSLHEFTTNTAGIAFKLFPFLPCAVLIFALVLTVAVTQFGKKEMR, translated from the coding sequence ATGAGTTTTTTAGAACTGCTTAAAATTGAATTTATGAAAGTGAAGCGCTCAAAGATTATTCCCTTGATTTTTGTTGCCCCGTTATTGGTGGTAGCATCCGGGATTGCGAATTTGAGCAGCTATTTTACACCGGAATATACGAATGCGTGGCCTGCTATGTTCATTCAAAGTGCACTAGTCTATGCCTATTATCTGCTTCCGCTCAGCATGATCGTCGTTTGTGTCATGATTGCCGGACGGGAAACGCAGAATAACGGCATTCTGAAAATGCTGGCTCTGCCGGTCAGCCGTTATACGCTTTCTCTGGCAAAGTTTTGTGTGCTGATGTTTTATCTTTTGGTGGAAATGGTGGTGTTCCTTGCAGTATTTGTTGTTGCCGGATTGATTGCAACAAACACCATGGGGATCACCGAAACACTGCCGGTCCTTTACCTGCTCAAGTGGTGTGCGGGGCTGTTTCTTACTATGCTGCCCAGCGTGGCAACCATGTGGGCTGTTACGGTGTTGTTTGAAAAACCGCTGCTGTCCGTCGGCCTGAATCTGCTCCTTGTCATTCCCAGCGTCTTGGTCGCCAACACGCCGCTATGGATTGTCTATCCATATTGCTACAGTGGCTATCTGGTGTCCTGCTCGCTGCACGAATTTACAACGAATACCGCAGGAATAGCCTTTAAGCTGTTTCCATTCCTGCCCTGTGCCGTCCTGATTTTTGCATTGGTGCTTACAGTGGCGGTAACACAATTTGGAAAGAAAGAAATGAGGTAA
- a CDS encoding ABC transporter permease — translation MNELAIELRKEKRTGIIPVLLAVGILGAAYAFVNFLVRKDTLLNLPLAPMDVLLTQLYGMIMILNMFGIVVAACMVYNMEFKGNAVKKMYMLPMSVPGMYLCKFLILTVMLLVAVALQNLALMNIGMTELPQGTFEMGTLVRFAAYSFITAMPVLSFMILISSRFENMWVPLGIGVAGFLSGMALANSKVVLLMIHPFVVMLKPAVAMSAQPDSTVILVSLVETILFLGAGLLMAKHLRYE, via the coding sequence ATGAATGAACTTGCAATCGAACTGCGAAAAGAAAAGCGTACAGGAATAATTCCAGTGCTGCTGGCGGTTGGCATTCTGGGGGCGGCATACGCCTTTGTCAATTTCCTTGTACGGAAAGATACCCTGCTGAACCTGCCGCTGGCTCCGATGGATGTTCTTTTGACCCAGCTCTACGGCATGATCATGATCTTAAATATGTTTGGTATCGTAGTCGCCGCCTGCATGGTCTACAACATGGAGTTCAAGGGGAATGCGGTCAAGAAGATGTATATGCTGCCCATGAGCGTTCCGGGGATGTACCTTTGCAAATTTCTGATCCTGACCGTGATGCTTCTGGTTGCAGTTGCGCTGCAAAATCTGGCTCTGATGAATATTGGCATGACCGAGCTTCCACAAGGCACCTTTGAGATGGGGACACTGGTGCGGTTTGCCGCTTATTCGTTTATTACTGCCATGCCTGTGCTGTCTTTTATGATTTTAATCTCTTCCCGGTTTGAAAATATGTGGGTTCCTCTCGGTATCGGAGTTGCGGGATTTTTAAGCGGGATGGCCTTGGCAAACTCGAAAGTTGTTTTGCTGATGATTCACCCCTTTGTTGTGATGCTGAAACCCGCCGTTGCTATGAGCGCACAGCCAGATAGCACGGTGATCCTTGTTTCTTTAGTGGAAACGATCCTTTTTCTTGGGGCAGGGCTGTTGATGGCAAAGCATCTGCGCTATGAATAA
- a CDS encoding ABC transporter ATP-binding protein yields the protein MDYMITTEQLTKRYKNFTSVNSVSLHIRKGSIYGFLGPNGAGKSTTMKMLLGLTAPTKGSFTIDGKHFPDDRLEILKEIGSFIESPSFYANLTGRENLDIIRRILKLPESAVEDALELVGLTEFGNRLAKKYSLGMKQRLGLAEALLGRPPILILDEPTNGLDPSGIHEIRNLIKSLPELYDCTVLISSHMLSEIELMADDIGILNHGRLLFEGSLDELRQSALQTGFASDNLEEMFLSMIEKDNAARKQRVQL from the coding sequence ATGGACTACATGATTACAACAGAACAGTTGACAAAAAGATATAAGAATTTCACATCTGTCAACAGTGTTTCGCTTCATATCCGAAAAGGTAGCATCTATGGCTTTCTTGGGCCGAACGGTGCCGGAAAATCTACCACCATGAAAATGCTGCTGGGATTGACGGCCCCCACAAAAGGGAGCTTTACCATTGACGGAAAGCACTTTCCCGATGACCGGCTGGAAATTCTGAAAGAGATCGGTTCCTTTATCGAATCGCCCTCGTTCTATGCCAACCTGACCGGGCGTGAAAACCTCGATATTATCCGCCGAATTTTGAAGCTGCCGGAAAGCGCGGTAGAGGATGCATTGGAACTGGTTGGACTCACAGAGTTTGGTAATAGGCTGGCAAAGAAATATTCGCTGGGCATGAAGCAGCGGCTGGGACTTGCTGAGGCGCTGCTGGGTAGACCACCCATCCTCATATTGGACGAACCGACCAACGGTCTTGATCCCTCTGGCATCCACGAAATTCGTAATCTGATTAAATCTCTGCCGGAGCTCTATGATTGCACCGTGCTGATTTCTTCCCATATGCTGTCCGAAATCGAGCTGATGGCGGATGATATCGGCATTCTGAACCACGGTCGCCTGCTGTTCGAGGGCAGTCTGGACGAGTTGCGGCAGAGTGCGCTGCAGACCGGTTTTGCCTCGGACAATTTGGAAGAAATGTTCCTTTCCATGATAGAAAAGGACAATGCAGCCAGAAAGCAGAGGGTACAGCTATGA
- a CDS encoding response regulator transcription factor yields MDQTFLHTKKLLLVDDEPELLKMVTAILKDDGFENTVSTASVKEGIAVAENEKPDLAILDVMLPDGDGFSLMEQMRSFTDVPIIFLTAKDEAADKLAGLGLGADDYIVKPFMAQELLLRVYAVLRRCYKVDGKLLKLDVCTVDFSRAEVHKAGEVIPLTAKEHTLLETLAHNEGKIVSIDSLCEALWGDNPFGYENSLNAHVRRIREKIETDPSKPVSLITIKGLGYKLNIRK; encoded by the coding sequence ATGGATCAAACATTTTTACACACAAAAAAGCTCCTGCTTGTGGATGACGAGCCGGAACTGCTTAAAATGGTAACCGCCATTTTAAAGGATGACGGTTTTGAAAATACTGTATCAACCGCTTCTGTGAAAGAAGGTATCGCAGTCGCTGAAAATGAAAAGCCTGATTTAGCAATTTTAGATGTGATGCTGCCGGATGGAGACGGCTTTTCCCTTATGGAGCAAATGCGCTCTTTTACCGATGTACCGATCATTTTTTTGACGGCTAAGGACGAGGCTGCGGATAAATTGGCCGGTCTTGGACTGGGAGCCGATGATTATATCGTAAAGCCTTTTATGGCCCAGGAATTGTTACTGCGTGTTTATGCTGTTTTGCGCCGCTGCTACAAAGTGGATGGTAAGCTCCTGAAGCTGGACGTATGCACGGTTGATTTCAGCCGTGCCGAAGTTCATAAAGCCGGTGAGGTTATCCCCCTGACTGCGAAGGAACATACTCTTTTGGAAACCCTTGCACACAATGAGGGCAAAATTGTTTCCATAGATTCGCTTTGCGAAGCCCTTTGGGGTGACAATCCTTTCGGGTATGAGAACAGCCTGAATGCCCATGTGCGACGTATTCGTGAAAAAATTGAAACAGATCCGTCAAAACCGGTTTCCCTGATCACCATTAAAGGGCTGGGCTATAAGCTGAATATAAGGAAGTGA
- a CDS encoding HAMP domain-containing sensor histidine kinase, whose amino-acid sequence MKAFGKYISKHLASFAAFILVLALLNVLAFGITFQNVIINDYGDTSPQNMLEEIAAASTIEGVSDDARQKLESAHIWAMLLNPYGKRIWAVDTPEDILEKYTIQDVALFSKGYLKDYPVFVWNTENGLLVLGYPKDSYTKLTSNYFSIHAIQTLPLYITGMLAADFLLLFLAYFFSKRKIIRNTDPIIDAIETLSDGKPVSLSIGGDLSEVAGSINKASRILSRQNEARANWISGVSHDIRTPLSMILGYAGRIADNKTINNSVKEQAEIVRQQSIKIKELVQDLNLVSQLEYEMQPIHKEPVRFSKLLRSYAVELLNGGLSESYPVEVEIKPAAENAMLECDSRLIMRGINNLVQNSIRHNPQGCEISLTLDYSETVITLTVADNGVGLSAEKLRELKESTHYMESTDERLNLRHGLGLLLVRQIVEAHVGAMIIESEPGQGYQMVLCFPTLFN is encoded by the coding sequence ATGAAAGCATTTGGAAAATATATTTCGAAACATCTAGCATCCTTTGCCGCTTTTATTCTTGTGTTGGCGCTACTCAATGTACTGGCCTTTGGTATTACGTTTCAGAACGTTATTATAAACGACTACGGAGACACCTCGCCACAAAATATGCTGGAGGAAATTGCCGCTGCTTCAACAATAGAGGGTGTATCGGACGATGCTCGTCAAAAACTGGAAAGCGCTCATATTTGGGCCATGCTTCTGAACCCGTACGGGAAGCGTATATGGGCCGTCGATACACCAGAAGACATTCTCGAAAAATACACCATTCAGGATGTTGCGCTCTTTTCCAAAGGATACTTAAAGGATTATCCCGTTTTTGTCTGGAACACCGAAAATGGCCTGTTGGTATTGGGCTATCCGAAAGACAGCTATACAAAGCTCACCAGCAACTATTTCTCTATCCATGCGATTCAAACACTTCCGCTCTATATTACCGGAATGCTGGCAGCCGACTTCTTATTGTTGTTTTTGGCCTATTTCTTTTCCAAGAGGAAAATTATCCGAAACACAGACCCAATCATTGATGCGATTGAGACTCTTTCCGATGGCAAGCCGGTATCGTTATCTATCGGAGGTGATTTATCGGAAGTTGCGGGAAGTATTAACAAAGCATCCCGTATTTTAAGCAGGCAAAATGAAGCAAGAGCCAACTGGATCAGCGGTGTTTCCCATGACATTCGCACACCACTGTCCATGATTTTGGGATATGCCGGACGCATTGCAGATAATAAAACCATAAACAACTCTGTAAAAGAGCAGGCTGAAATCGTGCGGCAGCAAAGCATTAAAATCAAGGAACTGGTGCAGGATTTGAATTTGGTTTCTCAGCTGGAATACGAAATGCAGCCAATCCATAAGGAGCCGGTACGCTTCTCCAAACTTCTGCGATCATACGCCGTGGAGCTGCTGAACGGTGGGCTTTCCGAATCCTATCCGGTGGAGGTTGAAATTAAGCCTGCCGCCGAAAACGCCATGCTGGAATGTGACTCCCGTTTAATTATGCGTGGAATCAATAACTTGGTGCAAAACAGCATCCGTCACAATCCGCAGGGCTGTGAAATTTCGCTCACTCTTGATTACTCCGAAACAGTGATTACTCTTACGGTTGCGGACAATGGTGTGGGGCTTTCGGCTGAAAAGCTACGGGAGCTTAAAGAAAGTACCCACTACATGGAAAGCACGGACGAACGACTAAACCTGCGCCACGGCTTAGGGCTTCTATTGGTTCGGCAGATTGTGGAAGCACACGTTGGCGCCATGATCATTGAGAGTGAGCCGGGGCAGGGGTATCAAATGGTGCTGTGCTTTCCAACACTATTCAATTAA
- a CDS encoding YodL domain-containing protein, translated as MRFISLADFCKLFGKPKMSDYQIVYDGEVETNDLEALYTKFNTAHPPGYAGHSLSMSDVLELYGENGSSFFYCDRFGFQEIGFIPLEQTQTMQL; from the coding sequence ATGCGCTTCATCAGCCTTGCGGATTTCTGCAAATTATTCGGGAAACCCAAGATGTCCGATTACCAGATCGTCTATGACGGAGAGGTGGAAACTAACGATCTGGAAGCCCTGTACACCAAATTCAATACCGCTCATCCTCCCGGCTATGCGGGACATTCCCTGTCCATGTCGGATGTGCTGGAGCTGTACGGTGAAAACGGCAGCAGCTTCTTCTACTGCGACCGCTTCGGATTTCAGGAAATCGGCTTCATACCACTGGAACAGACACAGACCATGCAGCTCTAA